A single Bacillus sp. OxB-1 DNA region contains:
- a CDS encoding DegV family protein has protein sequence MRIFADSACDLPKTFFEENDVTLIPLRVLVNGQEFDDIVSVDSKEVYKAIREGQHPKTSQASPELLLATWKEFAATGEDGIYIAFSSELSGTHDTAVMMKDQVKATNPNMNLVIIDSKCASLGYGLLVKEAVRLRDAGDDVRTIERKIRFMANHMEHLFTVEDLDYLAKGGRVSKASAFIGGLLNIKPLLHVEGGKLVPIEKHRGRKKVLRRMVDLIGERGSGLDKQHVAISHGDDEAMANEVKATIEERFHPESIEIHMIGSAIGAHAGPGTISVFFLNKLPEN, from the coding sequence ATGAGAATTTTTGCTGACAGCGCCTGTGATTTACCTAAAACGTTTTTCGAGGAAAACGATGTGACCCTGATTCCGTTGCGTGTCCTTGTCAACGGCCAGGAATTTGACGACATCGTCTCCGTTGATTCCAAAGAAGTGTATAAAGCGATCCGCGAAGGCCAACATCCGAAGACTTCCCAAGCATCGCCGGAACTGCTGCTCGCTACGTGGAAAGAGTTCGCAGCAACGGGCGAGGACGGCATCTACATCGCTTTCTCCTCCGAATTATCCGGAACCCATGATACCGCCGTCATGATGAAAGACCAAGTGAAGGCGACCAATCCGAATATGAACCTCGTTATCATCGACTCCAAATGCGCCTCCCTCGGGTACGGCCTTCTTGTCAAAGAAGCGGTCCGATTACGGGATGCCGGGGACGATGTCCGGACAATTGAGCGGAAAATCCGGTTCATGGCGAATCATATGGAACATCTTTTCACCGTGGAGGACTTGGATTATTTGGCGAAAGGCGGCCGGGTCTCGAAAGCGAGCGCGTTCATCGGGGGGTTATTGAACATCAAGCCACTGCTGCATGTCGAAGGTGGCAAACTTGTACCGATTGAAAAACACCGCGGTCGCAAGAAAGTGCTGCGCCGGATGGTCGATCTCATCGGGGAACGCGGAAGCGGACTGGACAAACAGCACGTGGCAATCAGCCATGGGGATGATGAAGCGATGGCCAATGAAGTGAAGGCGACCATCGAAGAGAGGTTCCACCCGGAGTCCATCGAAATCCATATGATCGGGTCTGCAATCGGCGCCCATGCCGGTCCCGGAACGATCTCTGTGTTTTTCTTGAATAAACTGCCGGAAAACTGA
- a CDS encoding Cof-type HAD-IIB family hydrolase — translation MKPHLIVLDLDGTLLTDEKTIPEKTADTLKKAEENGHQIMIATGRPYRASEVYYRQLGLNTPIVNFNGAYVHRPGDLSWKPVHETISLPVVNDVIDAMQDFSFQNIVAEVLDDVYMQRHDEKLLNIFGFGDPRITAGDIRKYLRVDPTSLLIQADSKDVDPIRRHLAEVHAEVIDHRRWGAPFDVIEIVRHGLNKAVGISHVAKWMDIPRDRIIAFGDEDNDLEMIDYAGVGVAMGNAIDRLKTIADEVTLTNNEDGIAHILQERLQL, via the coding sequence TTGAAACCGCATTTGATCGTCCTCGACTTGGATGGAACACTTCTCACCGATGAAAAAACCATCCCTGAAAAAACAGCAGACACTTTGAAAAAAGCAGAAGAAAACGGGCATCAGATCATGATTGCTACCGGCCGCCCGTATCGTGCAAGCGAAGTTTATTACAGGCAACTCGGGTTGAACACCCCGATCGTCAACTTCAACGGTGCCTATGTACACCGGCCGGGTGACCTGTCGTGGAAGCCGGTCCATGAAACGATCTCGCTTCCCGTCGTCAATGATGTCATCGATGCCATGCAGGATTTTTCATTCCAAAATATTGTGGCGGAAGTGCTGGATGACGTCTATATGCAGCGCCATGATGAGAAGCTGCTTAACATTTTCGGCTTCGGGGATCCTCGAATTACAGCAGGCGACATCCGTAAATATTTACGCGTCGATCCGACGAGCTTGCTCATCCAAGCGGACTCCAAGGATGTCGATCCAATCCGTCGACATCTTGCCGAAGTCCACGCAGAAGTCATCGACCATCGCCGGTGGGGCGCTCCATTCGATGTCATCGAAATCGTGCGCCACGGGTTGAATAAAGCAGTCGGCATCTCGCACGTCGCGAAATGGATGGATATTCCCCGAGATCGGATCATTGCATTCGGCGACGAGGACAATGATCTCGAAATGATCGACTATGCCGGGGTAGGCGTCGCCATGGGCAATGCGATCGACCGTTTGAAAACGATCGCCGATGAAGTGACATTGACGAATAACGAAGACGGCATCGCCCATATTTTACAAGAACGGCTGCAACTATAG
- a CDS encoding prolyl oligopeptidase family serine peptidase, whose protein sequence is MIVTDEVWGNIPLLHIVEKELETPEMPVMIFLHGFTSAKEHNLHYAYQMAKKGLRVLLPDAHLHGVRAEELDEVQLSLRFWEIVLTSLEEVGVLKDELAKRDLPAVKVGLGGTSMGGITTLGCLTLYDWIDAAAVMMGAPNYVQLAKAQMAQFERGGFKLPITDEERRNLLDTLARFDLTKHRPALAKRPVFFWHGRNDTTVPYEPTFNFYNAVKSDYADHPHDFEFMTDETAGHAVSRPGMLRAADWMAFYLKGRP, encoded by the coding sequence GTGATTGTAACGGATGAGGTGTGGGGAAATATCCCTTTATTGCATATAGTGGAAAAAGAGTTGGAGACTCCGGAAATGCCGGTCATGATCTTCCTGCATGGTTTTACGAGTGCGAAGGAACATAATTTGCACTATGCCTATCAGATGGCTAAAAAAGGGCTGCGTGTCCTGTTGCCGGATGCACATCTCCACGGCGTCCGGGCGGAGGAGCTGGATGAAGTGCAACTGAGTTTACGATTTTGGGAGATTGTGTTGACGTCGCTTGAAGAAGTGGGCGTCTTGAAGGATGAATTGGCAAAACGGGATCTGCCTGCTGTAAAGGTCGGGCTTGGGGGAACGTCCATGGGAGGCATCACAACATTAGGTTGCCTCACGCTCTATGATTGGATTGATGCGGCGGCAGTCATGATGGGTGCACCGAACTACGTTCAGCTGGCGAAGGCGCAAATGGCCCAGTTCGAAAGGGGCGGCTTTAAATTGCCGATCACGGATGAGGAACGTCGCAACTTGCTCGATACGCTGGCTCGGTTCGATTTGACGAAGCATCGGCCGGCGCTGGCGAAACGCCCGGTCTTTTTCTGGCATGGCCGGAATGACACGACTGTACCGTACGAGCCGACGTTCAATTTCTATAATGCGGTGAAATCGGATTATGCGGATCATCCGCATGATTTTGAATTCATGACGGATGAAACGGCGGGCCATGCCGTTTCCAGACCGGGGATGCTGCGCGCGGCGGATTGGATGGCCTTCTATTTGAAGGGGCGGCCCTGA
- a CDS encoding metal-sulfur cluster assembly factor, which yields MDQDMKDSIMGVLENVIDPELGVDIVNLGLVYDAELDEAGKAIVTMTLTSMGCPMGPQIVANIKQELMELPEVKDVDVNIVWNPPWSRDMMSRYAKMALGVR from the coding sequence ATGGATCAGGACATGAAAGACAGCATCATGGGCGTTTTGGAAAACGTGATTGACCCCGAGCTGGGAGTCGATATTGTCAATCTGGGACTTGTCTATGATGCGGAACTCGACGAAGCCGGAAAAGCGATCGTTACGATGACACTTACCTCGATGGGCTGTCCGATGGGCCCGCAAATCGTAGCCAATATCAAGCAGGAATTGATGGAGTTGCCAGAAGTGAAAGATGTCGACGTCAACATCGTATGGAATCCGCCTTGGTCGCGTGATATGATGTCGCGTTACGCTAAAATGGCACTCGGAGTTCGATAA
- a CDS encoding nitrilase-related carbon-nitrogen hydrolase, translating to MMAYVDQVTFMNPTVDLIAFPELCLNGIEPINWRQMAEPIPGGPSTKALTEKAKAMKKWIAPGSYFELGDDGNVYNTPASAQVVPTDPSVKTFAVSSIHNRKSLRHSQGSFHSRTGCACLL from the coding sequence ATGATGGCGTATGTCGACCAAGTCACCTTCATGAACCCGACAGTCGATCTAATCGCTTTCCCGGAACTTTGCTTGAATGGCATCGAGCCGATCAACTGGCGGCAAATGGCCGAACCAATTCCAGGCGGCCCTTCTACGAAAGCGCTTACAGAGAAAGCGAAGGCAATGAAGAAGTGGATTGCGCCCGGGTCCTATTTCGAATTAGGGGACGACGGCAATGTGTACAATACTCCGGCGTCAGCTCAAGTCGTTCCAACGGATCCCTCTGTAAAAACGTTTGCAGTTTCATCGATACATAATAGGAAATCACTTCGACACTCTCAAGGATCATTTCATTCTCGAACGGGTTGCGCCTGCCTGCTGTGA
- the rraA gene encoding ribonuclease E activity regulator RraA, whose amino-acid sequence MSFKTADLCDEFANEVKVCMMEFNSYGKHKRFSGPIETVRVFEDNVLVKEALQTIPEGSVLVVDGGGSKRCALMGDLLGDIAQTRKLAGVIINGCARDTADIGQQEIGVFAIGSHPMKSIKQGKGERNITLNFGDIDWEPGHYVYADEDGVIVAARNLIG is encoded by the coding sequence ATGTCATTCAAAACAGCAGACCTATGCGATGAATTTGCAAATGAAGTGAAAGTTTGCATGATGGAGTTCAATTCGTATGGAAAGCATAAGCGGTTTTCCGGTCCGATTGAGACGGTTCGGGTGTTTGAAGACAATGTGCTAGTGAAAGAAGCGTTGCAGACTATCCCGGAAGGCAGCGTGCTCGTTGTCGATGGGGGTGGATCAAAACGGTGCGCGCTTATGGGAGATCTGCTCGGTGATATTGCGCAAACGCGGAAATTGGCGGGCGTCATCATTAATGGATGCGCACGGGATACGGCGGATATCGGCCAACAGGAGATTGGCGTGTTCGCAATCGGAAGCCATCCGATGAAAAGCATTAAGCAAGGGAAGGGCGAACGCAATATTACGTTGAATTTCGGCGATATCGATTGGGAGCCGGGGCATTATGTGTATGCGGATGAGGATGGGGTCATCGTCGCTGCCCGGAATTTGATCGGTTGA
- a CDS encoding ATP-dependent Clp protease ATP-binding subunit, whose product MDTQQEDQRTPLEQFGRNLVDEVKNGKMDPVIGRDEEIRNVIRILSRKTKNNPVLIGEPGVGKTAIVEGLAQRIVKGDVPEGLKDRQIFELDMSALIAGAKYRGEFEERLKGVLKQVKDSDGEIILFIDEIHTIVGAGKTEGAMDAGNMLKPMLARGELYCIGATTLDEYRMYIEKDPALERRFQQVMVREPSVEDTVSILRGLKERFELHHGVRIHDRAIVAAAALSDRYLTERFLPDKAIDLIDEASAMIRTEIDSMPSELDAVTRRIMQLEIEEQALRKEKDAVSQTRLETLREELKGLKESSAGMREQWDQEKEALRGIQEKREELDRFRRDLEDAQNRFDLNRAAELQYGKIPALEQELQELEQPLLESQENRLLREEVTEEEIATIVARWTGIPVTKLVEGEREKLLRLRETLEERVIGQDDAVQLVTEAVWRARAGIKDPHKPIGSFLFLGPTGVGKTELAKTLAASLFDSEDHFIRIDMSEYMEKHSVSRLVGAPPGYIGYEEGGQLTEAVRRNPYSVVLLDEIEKAHPDVSNILLQILDDGRITDSQGRLVNFTNTVVIMTSNIGSAYLLNELDDTENHAAEDLVMAELRRHFKPELLNRMDDIIIFHSLKADAFSRIARKMLEELVKRLEEQEVILTYDDAVVDWIVREGTDADFGARPLKRFIQRNVETVVAKEIIKGEIRPGEVLALSMVDGKLDVHKG is encoded by the coding sequence ATGGATACTCAACAGGAAGATCAACGCACACCGCTTGAGCAGTTCGGACGCAATCTTGTGGATGAAGTTAAAAACGGGAAAATGGATCCGGTCATCGGCCGGGATGAAGAAATCCGGAATGTCATTCGAATTTTATCAAGGAAGACGAAAAACAACCCAGTACTCATCGGAGAGCCGGGGGTCGGGAAGACGGCAATCGTCGAAGGACTGGCCCAACGGATTGTCAAAGGGGATGTGCCGGAAGGATTGAAAGACCGTCAAATCTTCGAGCTGGATATGAGTGCATTGATTGCAGGAGCCAAATATCGCGGGGAATTTGAGGAACGATTGAAAGGCGTCTTGAAGCAGGTCAAGGACAGCGATGGGGAGATCATTCTTTTCATTGATGAAATCCATACGATTGTCGGTGCCGGGAAGACGGAAGGCGCGATGGACGCGGGCAATATGCTGAAACCGATGCTCGCACGCGGCGAGTTGTACTGCATCGGCGCGACGACGCTGGATGAATACCGGATGTACATCGAGAAGGATCCGGCGCTTGAGCGGCGGTTCCAACAAGTGATGGTGCGCGAACCGTCCGTCGAGGATACGGTGTCCATCTTGCGTGGGTTGAAAGAGCGCTTCGAGCTGCACCACGGAGTCCGCATCCATGACCGGGCGATCGTAGCGGCGGCTGCGTTATCGGACCGGTATTTAACGGAACGCTTTTTGCCGGATAAAGCGATTGACTTGATCGACGAAGCGAGCGCGATGATCCGGACGGAAATCGACTCCATGCCGAGCGAATTGGATGCGGTGACCCGGCGGATCATGCAACTGGAGATCGAGGAACAGGCACTTCGGAAAGAGAAGGACGCGGTGAGCCAAACACGGCTTGAAACGCTGCGGGAAGAATTGAAAGGATTGAAGGAGTCCTCCGCCGGCATGCGGGAGCAATGGGATCAAGAGAAAGAGGCATTGCGTGGAATCCAGGAGAAGCGGGAGGAGCTGGACCGCTTCCGCCGCGATTTGGAAGATGCGCAAAACCGGTTTGATTTGAACCGGGCGGCCGAGCTCCAATATGGCAAGATCCCCGCTTTGGAGCAAGAGTTGCAGGAGCTGGAGCAGCCGTTGTTGGAGAGCCAGGAGAATCGGTTATTGAGGGAAGAAGTGACCGAAGAAGAGATTGCAACGATCGTGGCACGCTGGACCGGAATCCCGGTCACCAAGTTGGTGGAAGGGGAGCGGGAAAAATTGTTGCGCCTCCGCGAAACGCTGGAGGAGCGGGTCATCGGCCAAGACGATGCCGTCCAACTCGTAACGGAAGCAGTATGGCGGGCGCGGGCGGGCATCAAAGATCCGCATAAGCCGATCGGTTCGTTCCTGTTCCTCGGTCCGACGGGTGTCGGGAAAACGGAATTGGCGAAAACGTTGGCCGCGTCATTATTCGACTCGGAAGACCATTTCATCCGGATCGACATGTCCGAATACATGGAGAAGCATAGCGTTTCCAGACTCGTCGGGGCGCCTCCGGGGTATATCGGCTACGAAGAAGGAGGCCAGTTGACGGAAGCAGTCCGGCGCAATCCGTACTCTGTCGTCCTGCTCGATGAAATCGAAAAGGCGCATCCGGATGTCTCGAACATCTTGTTGCAAATTTTGGATGACGGCCGGATCACCGACAGCCAAGGCAGATTGGTCAACTTCACGAATACGGTCGTGATCATGACATCCAACATCGGCTCAGCTTATTTGTTGAACGAACTGGACGATACGGAAAATCACGCAGCCGAAGATTTGGTCATGGCCGAGTTGAGACGCCATTTCAAACCGGAATTATTGAACCGGATGGATGATATTATTATCTTCCACTCCCTCAAAGCAGACGCATTTTCACGGATTGCCCGGAAAATGCTGGAGGAGCTGGTGAAACGGCTTGAGGAGCAGGAAGTCATCTTGACTTATGACGATGCCGTCGTCGACTGGATCGTCCGGGAAGGCACGGACGCCGATTTCGGGGCCCGTCCGCTGAAGCGCTTCATCCAGCGGAACGTCGAAACCGTCGTCGCCAAAGAAATCATCAAAGGCGAAATCCGTCCAGGCGAAGTGTTGGCATTGTCGATGGTGGATGGGAAACTGGATGTTCATAAAGGGTGA
- a CDS encoding DUF2929 family protein, with the protein MKFVMTFFWSFLLVTMVNYVTGSIANVPFDLVPGIVVSVILSVVVLVISSACPDDPVSDH; encoded by the coding sequence ATGAAATTCGTAATGACTTTCTTTTGGTCATTTCTTTTGGTTACCATGGTGAACTATGTTACCGGCTCGATCGCGAACGTTCCATTCGACCTCGTACCGGGCATCGTCGTTTCAGTCATCCTATCGGTCGTCGTCCTCGTCATCTCCAGTGCATGCCCGGACGATCCAGTTTCCGATCATTGA
- a CDS encoding beta-ketoacyl-ACP synthase III — protein MNAGFIGIGKCVPAQVVTNADLEERMDTSDEWIRTRTGIEQRHIADEDTDTSDLAYQAAVNAIEDAGLHPEDIGLILVATVTPDQPFPSVSAMIQDRLGAKNAAAMDVSAACAGFMYGIVTAKQFVESGAYPYVLVVGVEKLSKIMDWEDRGTAVLFGDGAGAAVIGKVSEGRGILSFELGADGSGGKHLFQDRYIQMNGREVFKFAVRQMGESAESVIEKAGLTKEDVDYLIPHQANMRIMESSRERLGLPPEKMSKTIHKYGNTSAASIPISLVDDVAEGKVKDDDVIVLVGFGGGLTWGGLCVKWGR, from the coding sequence ATGAACGCTGGTTTCATTGGAATCGGTAAATGCGTTCCTGCACAAGTTGTGACGAATGCAGATTTGGAAGAACGTATGGATACATCGGATGAATGGATCCGCACGCGGACAGGGATTGAACAACGGCATATTGCAGACGAGGATACGGATACATCGGATTTGGCGTACCAGGCTGCGGTGAATGCTATTGAAGATGCCGGGCTCCATCCAGAGGACATAGGGTTGATTTTGGTGGCGACGGTGACTCCGGATCAGCCATTCCCGTCGGTGTCTGCCATGATCCAAGACCGGTTGGGAGCGAAAAATGCGGCCGCGATGGATGTATCTGCGGCTTGCGCCGGGTTTATGTACGGTATCGTGACGGCGAAGCAGTTCGTTGAATCGGGTGCGTATCCGTATGTGCTCGTCGTTGGCGTTGAAAAATTATCGAAGATCATGGATTGGGAAGACCGCGGGACGGCTGTGCTGTTCGGTGACGGTGCAGGGGCAGCGGTAATCGGTAAAGTAAGCGAAGGCCGCGGCATCCTGTCATTCGAACTCGGAGCGGATGGCAGCGGCGGCAAGCATCTGTTCCAAGACCGTTATATTCAAATGAACGGCCGAGAGGTATTCAAGTTTGCAGTGAGACAAATGGGCGAATCGGCTGAAAGTGTCATCGAAAAGGCCGGCTTGACGAAAGAGGACGTCGATTATTTGATTCCACACCAAGCGAATATGCGGATTATGGAATCCTCCCGGGAACGTTTGGGTCTTCCACCTGAGAAGATGTCGAAGACGATTCATAAATACGGAAATACTTCCGCAGCATCGATTCCGATTTCTTTAGTCGATGACGTAGCGGAGGGGAAAGTGAAAGACGATGATGTCATCGTGCTCGTCGGATTTGGCGGAGGGCTTACATGGGGTGGCCTGTGCGTCAAGTGGGGAAGATGA